A single window of Fodinicurvata sp. EGI_FJ10296 DNA harbors:
- a CDS encoding ATP-binding cassette domain-containing protein, protein MTSRSSMAIEATGLVKAFGSTRAVDGIDLSVGQGAIYGVLGPNGAGKTTTVRMLATLLRPDAGRAVVLGHDLVREPQRIRRRISLTGQFASIDEDLTGAENLVLLARLLGFPRAWAKKRAVDLLDAFDLGDAAGRQVKAFSGGMRRRIDIAASILATPDLLFLDEPTTGLDPRSRNDVWEIVRALAAAGTTVMLTTQYLEEADQLADRIAVIDRGRVIAEGTSAELKASVGTGVLHIRLKNAGDRPAAMALVTETLGADITIHTDADPRVMAIQLTDPDAAVPVLNRLSGASLPLSGFSLGQPSLDEVFFALTGHGAVDGPTDSGSDSGTDSETGGSRGAA, encoded by the coding sequence ATGACATCGCGATCCTCCATGGCCATCGAGGCCACCGGCCTGGTTAAGGCATTCGGCTCGACGCGGGCCGTCGACGGTATCGATCTGTCGGTCGGGCAGGGCGCCATCTATGGCGTGCTGGGGCCCAATGGTGCCGGCAAGACGACGACCGTCCGCATGCTGGCGACATTGCTGCGGCCGGACGCGGGCCGCGCCGTCGTTCTGGGGCACGATCTGGTGCGCGAGCCCCAGCGCATCCGGCGACGCATTAGCCTGACAGGCCAATTCGCCTCGATCGACGAGGATCTGACTGGCGCGGAGAACCTTGTTCTCCTCGCCCGGCTGCTGGGGTTTCCCCGCGCCTGGGCGAAGAAGCGAGCCGTCGATCTGCTCGACGCGTTCGACCTTGGCGACGCGGCCGGTCGGCAGGTCAAGGCGTTTTCCGGCGGCATGCGCCGGCGCATCGATATCGCTGCCAGCATTCTCGCCACTCCGGACCTGCTTTTTCTGGATGAGCCGACAACCGGCCTCGACCCCCGCAGCCGTAACGACGTGTGGGAAATCGTCCGTGCGCTGGCGGCCGCGGGCACGACGGTGATGCTGACGACGCAGTACCTGGAGGAAGCGGACCAGTTGGCCGACCGGATCGCGGTCATCGACCGTGGCCGCGTCATCGCCGAGGGGACGAGTGCGGAACTCAAGGCCTCGGTCGGCACGGGCGTTCTGCATATCCGGCTGAAGAATGCCGGCGACCGGCCGGCGGCCATGGCTCTGGTGACCGAGACGCTCGGCGCCGATATCACCATACACACCGACGCCGATCCCAGAGTAATGGCGATCCAGCTGACCGATCCCGACGCGGCGGTGCCGGTCCTGAACCGTCTGTCCGGGGCGTCGCTGCCGCTATCGGGCTTCTCGCTCGGTCAGCCCAGCCTGGATGAGGTCTTTTTCGCCCTGACCGGACACGGTGCGGTTGATGGTCCGACGGACTCCGGGTCCGATTCCGGAACCGACTCCGAAACCGGCGGATCGCGGGGGGCTGCATGA
- a CDS encoding TRAP transporter large permease translates to MSDPVIGLLGFLVALVLAFVGVPVGLAMAMVGVAGFTILNGPMAAGFALSVAPFEAVFPYSLSVVPLFVAMGVFAARSGVSRGLFDMANAVVGRLRGGVAIATIGACALFGAICGSSLATAATMGRIAVPEMRRVGYADSISAGTVAAAGTLGVLIPPSVLLVIYALLTETSIGQLFIAALIPGLLAVALYVLAVVITIRIRPNLVRDAPPGPAVDWYKLGLDVMPALLLFAVVIGGLYLGLFSPTEAAAIGATGAFLLALAKRISASDLLSAALETVRTSAMIFFILIGAALFNFFLESTGLSGLMSGWIGQSDLSPISVMLIILLFYVVLGCFMDALSMILLTIPVVFPLVTGLGFDPIWFGIIVVSVAEIGLITPPIGINLFIIQGVVSRLRQADVMRGVIPFIVADIVRILLLVAFPGLVLLLPSMM, encoded by the coding sequence ATGAGCGATCCCGTAATCGGCCTGCTGGGCTTTCTCGTCGCCCTTGTGCTGGCTTTTGTCGGTGTGCCGGTGGGGCTGGCCATGGCCATGGTCGGCGTGGCCGGGTTCACGATCCTGAACGGTCCCATGGCTGCCGGCTTTGCGCTGAGTGTTGCGCCCTTCGAAGCCGTCTTCCCCTATAGCCTGTCGGTGGTACCGCTGTTCGTGGCCATGGGGGTCTTTGCGGCGCGGTCCGGCGTATCGCGTGGCCTGTTCGACATGGCGAATGCCGTCGTCGGCCGTCTGCGCGGCGGTGTCGCGATCGCGACGATCGGCGCCTGTGCGTTGTTCGGTGCGATCTGCGGCTCGTCGCTCGCCACCGCCGCCACCATGGGACGGATCGCCGTGCCCGAGATGCGGCGCGTCGGCTATGCCGACAGCATCAGTGCCGGAACGGTTGCCGCTGCGGGAACCCTGGGCGTTCTGATACCGCCATCCGTCCTGCTGGTGATCTATGCCCTTCTGACGGAAACATCGATCGGGCAGCTCTTCATCGCCGCGCTGATTCCGGGGCTGCTGGCGGTGGCGCTCTATGTTCTGGCGGTGGTCATCACCATACGGATCCGCCCGAACCTGGTCCGTGACGCCCCGCCCGGACCGGCCGTCGACTGGTACAAGCTGGGTCTGGACGTCATGCCAGCCCTGCTTTTGTTCGCGGTTGTGATCGGTGGGCTCTATCTCGGCCTGTTTTCGCCGACCGAAGCCGCCGCTATCGGGGCGACGGGCGCATTTCTGCTGGCGCTGGCCAAGCGTATCAGCGCGTCCGACCTGTTGAGCGCCGCTCTGGAGACAGTGCGAACCTCGGCAATGATCTTCTTCATTCTGATCGGGGCGGCCCTGTTCAATTTCTTCCTCGAAAGCACCGGCCTGAGCGGGCTGATGAGCGGCTGGATCGGGCAGTCGGATCTGTCGCCGATATCGGTCATGCTGATCATTCTGCTGTTCTATGTCGTGCTGGGCTGCTTCATGGACGCGCTGTCCATGATCCTGCTGACCATTCCGGTTGTGTTTCCGCTGGTCACGGGGCTCGGATTCGACCCGATCTGGTTCGGCATCATCGTCGTCTCGGTTGCCGAGATCGGGCTGATCACGCCGCCGATCGGCATCAATCTCTTCATCATCCAGGGTGTCGTTTCCCGGCTCCGGCAGGCGGATGTGATGCGCGGGGTCATCCCCTTCATCGTCGCCGATATCGTGCGTATACTTCTGCTTGTCGCGTTTCCGGGTCTGGTGCTGCTTTTGCCCTCGATGATGTAG